The nucleotide window tGCAAAACAACATTAAAACTCGACACTTTCGAGCTGCGAAAAGTCTCTCTGTATGACTGGCGGCCAATTGACCGCACCTTGTCTCTTCGATTAATTCCATTTTCATGTTTAGTGCACAAGAAAAGCTGAAGAAAGCACCCTAGATCCTCTAGATCGCGTTCAAGTGCCTGGTGACGTAAGCAAAAACTTAAGGAACCTAGGGATTAGCCAAAAACGCCTTATTGTGTCATCGGGTACTTTTCTCCATCCAACAGAAACCAACAATATTTGGATGGATTCCCAAAGGTTCCCGGGACCTTGCGCTGCATTTCAAACGCTAAGTGGCAGGTCCTGGGATAAAGGTTTAACCTGAActcaaaaccaaaataaagTAGAGGCGGTTGTTTCCGCGCACAAAGCGATCTCATCCCGCAGTAGCTGCAAAGTGAAACCCAATCTACGCCTACAATGACAATATTCAAggctatctttttttttgttttaattgtgtTATTGTCTCGGTAGAGCCCATTTTGGGGAAGCTACTTATCTAATTTGAGTTTCTAATTTGCTTACACTGTGCCTAAAACAGGGGAAGAGGGTGAACGAAAGAGAAATAAGAAAGACTTCTGAGTGTCTTTCGTTTCAAGCTTTCttatctgtttgtttttctcacgGTATGTTTTCACCTTGGATGCAAGTTTTTTCTCTAGATAACATGCGCAAAATATTTTTCCGACGGAAAAAAAGAACAGCTTTTATTATGAAAAGTTAAAAGGAGACGTCCTAAAAACGCTGTTATCTTTCCAGCTCTTTTTCGGGCAATTGCTGGAAAAACTGAATGACTATGGACGCTATGATAAGGGATCTAAACTCCAATTTACAGGCTTCATCTTGCGATGCCAGCATCGAAAGCGTCCATGAAGATAGCCGCTGCATGAGGTCATTGAGGCCTCAAGTTATTttatgtttgaaaataaaaatattatgagaaggaaaaaattcaaattttatgCCACAATCCAGTATCCCTATATGTATGAGAACAATTCACGTCCACGAAGTTATTGCAACAATTTGCCAGCAAAACGAACTGACAGTTTCTAACTTTTCAACTACTTGACTGAACAATTTCATCTTCTATACGTTAGGAGCGGCATAATCTTAATTCACGAGCCACTGATGAATAGTCGCTTAATAGCTGTCGCCATCATAGTTCTTTGATCTTCTTTAATGAGACATTTGTATTTTCCTtattagttattttctttttccgaCTTAGTTTTATTCTTGTTTAATTGCCCTTTCTGTTTCTCAATTTAGACAAGACGACACGCCAAGTGATCGCTGGCAAAACTAACTACAACTATTGATCCAAGAAGCTTTTCctcaaaagcaacaaaaaccTAAAAAGCCTTTATTGGCTTACATAacgtcattttggtttttggccTAATACGTCCTTGGTTCTAGAATATTTCAGAAACATTCAAACTCTTTCGTGTGCCGTTGCCGCCACTTTCAGCGAAATTCGTTGGTGGTGTAATTGTTCCTCCAGTGTTACGAACGTACTATTCCGCCCAAGTAACCTTGAATAGAATAGTGCAAGGGGCGAGTTAAAACTTTTGAAGGAGGGAATAATTGAGCTTAGTAAAAGGGTTTCTTTTCCCACACGTCCATAGACACCGTAGAATAATCTTCCTACAGTTTTGCCGCGCTTTTGAAACTTTTATTCACTAAAGATAATTGGGAGAcatagcatcgcgtttacgaccaacggcaaacggcaggcagCTGTCGATCATAAAACCTCGAAATAAAGCAAATTTCACTTGGCAAAAAATCGTGCGACATCTGAAATATCTGAATCAAATACTCCAAGCCGTTGATATAACAACTCTTCATCTTGTTTTCCTATTAACTTATTCGGTAATATTACGTTCACCAGACTCATCTTCGTTGCACTTACAATTATAATTCATATTCTAACCtgaataacaacaaaacaacctTACAATAAATAAgcataattttgaatttaaaagaacTGTACATTAACGCGACAAATGCCATCTGGGAAGTTACCGCGACGtttttcaatttataacaaaatgcactaaaagaaccctaaaacatttgatcccgctgttacttgcgcacaacttcggaaataaagtgctctaaaagaacacgaaatatttgatcccgcagacaaatgcgcgaaaaattgattataaaatacccagaaaaaagcctaaaatatttcctcccgcagactcttgagcaaacaatcaataattaaactcactacaagaaccttacacaacaagaacctaagacgtctggttctgcagtcacttgcagtgatgaaattaaatacaacaaaagaatctaaaaaggttgctcatctagtcacttgcgcctaaaatcagctaTAAAATgtaccacaagactttaaaacatccgctaccgtagtcacttgtgcacataatcgaTGCTACGTAAGGATAttcccgatggaaatacttctttaacagtttttccttgtcaaccgaacttgcggCCTTATTCAAGACATGAcacaaattaagttgctgaccacattgacgacagaaatttgcggttgaagggcattccataccgcacgaactTGAAaccattttaggaaatttgtccgaatagtcacacaggccaagaaaaatgTATAACAGCTtgccgctcaaaaatataaaaatcctaatcccactcctccttccttcagtgcgcgtgcatacttttcatgttttaatttgcagcaacattcctTTAATTTGCaacaactcgttttgaaaatttgcagcaactattttaaatttgcagcaactttattcaatCTGCAGCAACttcatttaatttgcagcaaggcttttttttatttgcagcaactttaatTTCCAGCATGCCCATTGTGGGCCAACGTACGTTTCTTACACCGTGTGCCATGAAATGTTCGTGGGATCTAATTTTCGCAAATTTCACGGATTGTTCGTCGATCTGCGAAAATTAAATCCCGTTAAAAAATAAGCTTTTCCGCTTTGGCTTCATGTTCTCTCTTTCCGTTTTCCCTTTCATTCTGCAGCTGTCTCTCTGGAATAACCCACCCTTCCAACCCTAAACCTCGGCTTTGTCCCCCtaccaaagaaactgtggtactagTCGGAGGTTAAATTACAATAGTGAGAACATCACAAGGCCTAATTTGACCAGCAGCTTAGGCTTTCTCCAATGGCTAAGTTGCATTTCTCAGTTATATACTAACGCCATCACAACTTTGGTCTCAGTGTCTGTGAGGGAGTTCTTTTGCTGTTGACGGATCAGCGGTTCGACCAGTTCTTGGTCTGCTTTCCGGGAGATCTTGTTGTAGGCTGCAGTGAACTGTTCGTCCGGTCTATCTAGGGGCCGTGGCCGCCATCGAAGACCAGCTGGaccgaattttttttttgagacagGCAGCGATCTTAAGCTTTTGGCGCCTGTTGTTTCTAgggaagcaatttttttccttagcGTCTTTTAACGTTTGGGGCTGGTTGTGAACGAAGTTTATATAGTATTAACTCCGTTGTCTTCGTCTGAATCCGGGAGGGTCCGCTTTTCTGAGGACTTGATTGGAGAAAGTGGACTAGATCTTAACTGTCTCTCATGCATTTCAGCATGGATTTCAGCGACAATATCTTCATTGACATTGACCATgtttgcaagaccggtttcgaAATTCGTTGCGGATTCCTTCGTCCGATGCGTGCTGTAAGAGAGACTGCGGCTTTTTTGGACTTAGTGTTCGTTTGGATTTCTTCTTACAAGGCCCCCGGAAGACGTCAGCTTTATTGATGGACCAGTAACAGTGCAGTTATTTTGCTCCGTTCCGCTTCGCTTGGTTCGTTGAGGAACCAAAACAGGCAAATTTTGGGGTGGTAAGTGTAGGGCTGCCATGAGTGGTGCATTTGAATCCGTTGTGCTTCGCTTTCAAAGTCAAGGATGTGCAGTTTTATGGATCAATTGTAACTCGAGTGAGTGAAAAAACTCGATAGTTGAGAAAGtcaactgaaattgaaattttttttttattcttacgCTGGCGATGTAACTTTGAGAATAAATGATTGCAATATTGTTACCCTCTTTACTGTCGATAAcacctttttgtttcttttaaaaaagtgaaagtATCGGCTGTAGGCTAAAAAGCCTTTGGTCTGAGAGCCGCGATCCAGACAGAAATACAGTGAATTTCTAGTAACTGCAACAATACATAACCGAAAGTTATAAACTTTGCAAATGATTTTACAAGCAATCGTTGCCAGTGCCAGTCATCGCTCACATTGATTGTGATTGACGAACATATTTCGGTCTTTGCTTTTTGACTGAAAAATTTCAGCCGGGTCAGAAAGTTCGGACCCAGTGAATTTAGTGGCGTTGTTGAAGTCCATGCATATGTAGAAACCTCTCATCTTATAGAAGCCGTTGTATTTGGCGGTAGTTTTCTTGGATACACTATCTACAAGACGCTGCTTACTTATAAATGTTTTAGTTATCAGGTAACTAAGTGAAACacaaagaaacgtttgtgaaaaCCAATAATTGTTCATAAACATGCTCaaacgaaatgaaaacaaatgtaGTGAATGTCTGAATCTTCATTTTCCGGCAGAAAAGTTTTCGTTTTACGTGTTACTTACAAACTGCATGAAACAACTTGCTGTTTCTTTCCTTGAGGAAAATCTGCATTTCAAGTAACAGTGCACCAACTTAAGTCAAGTTCGTTATGTGTGAAAGCACGACGAAAACAATGCTAATTTAAATGAGGGAGCTGGTTAGATGAGAGTATGGATGGGGTTAAGCGGCCTCCTCTTCTTCAAATTTTTcgggttttttttaattactaaAAGCAACATTGTTACTAAGAGCAACATCGTACAGTGATGTCACCATCACTGTacacattacatttttttttctcaaattcgaGATTCGAGGGGTGTTCAGAACCTTCGCCCCTTGTTCGTTGGTTCTGTGACGGCATGAATGATTTGTCCTCCATGTTTCATTAAGCCTGCCAAAGTAATGTATTTATTGCATCCTTTTAGAAATCACTGGTGATCCCttacaatctgattggctctcagcagtGCAATTAATTAAGGAATAGCACTCTTTTCTTCGCTAAATCGTGCCATTTCCCCAATCAATGAGAAAGGAACACTGAAACAAAAGAACCGGCCGATTTCAAGGCTTGTTTAAAGCCGCGAACCAATGaaattgcaggaaaatgaaAGGCAAAGAATCGAAAGCCAATGGCGaattttacaatttttgttCCAAAATTTTGCTTTACATCTCCTTTGGATGTCGatgtaataaaatgaaaattgaactgagtggagtggaatttgttcttgttgttgttgttgttatcgtAGTTTACTGAAACGAGCTCAGTTCTCAGAGGATTAGTTTAGAGCAGAAAAATGGCACCAAAGTGTAACGACCAATAACATAACAGCTTTGTTCAGAAGACGTGACTTTCAGATTTTTCGATGCAGAAGCATAAATAGAAGTCAAATTATAgaacttttcttcaataaaaatggaaatcaagGAGGATAATACCTAAATGTGACATCAAAACGTTAGACAAGAAATGAAGGGAATTTCTAGAACCTCCAATATTGCTAAACCGAAAGGTTTAATTTTCCAAATGATCAGGTTTAATTTCCAAGCAATCGTTGCCTGTGCCATTCATCGCTTAGGTTGATAGTGATTGGAGCATACATTTCGGTCTTTGATTTCTTATTGAAAAATTCTTTCCAAAGCGATCAGTCGCAGTACGCATTTAAGAAGCAGGTGCGACTTTTATCCAGTCAGATTGTTCATCTCAATGATTTGACTCCGGCTAGCTCTATTGATATTTGCTGAGCCGCACCAAACTCTTGCGCCCTTTCTAAACTCCTTCATTCTTAAGGTGTAAACCAAAGGATTTACAAAGGAGTTGGCGTAGAAGAAGAACAGCATTGACTGTATTATatcaaacttggcctcggcagAAAATCGTCTTGATCCTGTACTTATTTCAAGgaaagtatgaaaaaaaaagggaaaaaaagtaaCTGTGCTGAGAACAATGACAATCAGTAACGTGACTGTGAGTTTCCTGTCGGATGACACTGCACCTGATGAGTATGGAGGAACTTTTCTTCTTGCATTCAGAATAATTACCGCATAAGAGACAATGACGGTAAAAAGCACAGGTATTATGAGCGACGCCCAAACGTATTTGATGCCTTGTGTTGCAGTCAGGAAAAACGCAGCCCTGGCGGATGCCGGGATGACAGCTGAGAACCAAATGAAGACAACGGCCTTGAAGTAAACCCAGTCCGACATTAAACAGTGTCTGAAAGGAAATAGGGTCGCATGAAGACGTTCCAACGATAGCAAAGCGAGGTGAAGCAGGGAACAATCGGTAAACACGTACTCCAGAACCTTGACAATAAATTTTCCCCAGCCGAATCCACTACCAGGTTCAAATGTCATGTTGTGGTAAATATGCATGGGAACGGATACTGTTCCAACAAAGAAGTCAGCAATGGTCAGGTTTATGATAAGGTATGTCGTACGCTTGCGCAAGTGACGATTTCTTGCGAAAGTGAGAAAGGTAAAACCGTTTATAATAGATATCAGAGCCAGTTCAACAACAAAGACTGTGAGCCAAGTGGACCTGAGCATTGGGGAAGGAGAACCAGTTTCTGTTTCAGTGGGCATTCTCGAGTTTCAACGTCTTAAGTGATGGTTCCTCTTGTCTGTCCTATCATgcagtaagaaaaaaaaaagaactttgaaattttcattaaatatattgtcttaaaagcgtttttaaaaGATTGCGCTGCGTGCAGAGCGGACTAAGGGCGTTCCAAGATGACAAGAGGAACTGACGTTTGAAAAGTTCGGACCCAGTGAATTTAGTGGCGTCGTTGCGGTTCACGTATGTAGAAACCTTGAGTAATATACTTTCCCGATGATGGGGTGGGGTTTAGATCTAATAAAGGCCACAACAATGGCCGGATGCCTTTGTGGATACCCTTTCTTCAAGGTACCACTTATAAATAAATGCTTTGCTTTAGGGGGAATGTTTGAGAAAACCAATTGTCTAAAGATGCccaagcaaaatgaaaacaatgacatgtTTTTATGACCTATGTATTCCACATATAGTGACTGTCTGCTTATTTCCCGATTTTCTCCTTTTTCGAGCAGAAACGTTCTCGTTACAAGTGTGTCATATACTAATTGCATAAACAACTTACTGTTCTTCCCTAACGAAAAATCCACATTCCCTCTAACATCGCACCGACTTTAATAAGTCAATGTGCGAAAACGTAACGAAAATGAGAGCAAGCTGTTATACACGATCTTTCAAGACCAACTAGTACTTAAACAAGGGTTCAATTTAAATTGAATTGTAAAATGATGTTATTTCTTGCGGTTTTTATATTGTAGCTACTAACTATATTAGTCATAAGCAGATAGCTCAACTGAGCAGTTTGAAACGGTCTAAGGTCCAGTGAACACAACACTCGTGCATGAAAAGGTAGTCGAGAGTTCTTGTTAGCTCTCAAACCTTTCCAGAAAAGAAATACGTTTAAAAAAACGTTAAGAAAAACGTCAAGTCACACTTTTAcctgaaaaatatgaaaactagTCGTTCACTTCACAGAGAAAGTTACTTAAACATCTAAATTCCAACAGCATGCACTGCAAAAAAGTCACTTAACTCACAGGTTTTATGAAAATTCATCTATTCTCGTTATAAATGACCTAAATTCAAATATTGATTCTTCTGGATGCAAATCTCCAGAGGGTGGCAAAGCGGTTTGCATACGAATACTATTGCCAGCTTGACAGCCTAAAACTTTCAAGAGacgaaaaacaatacttcaaccGTGACGGCGGAAACTTTACCCTTAAGTAAGAACATTAACATTATCATGCCCAAAATGATTACCAAACATGCCCAAAATTACCAAAATTACACGTCTCATTAACATGTCCAAATATTTTTTCGCCGGAAAAAAACACCTTTTTTCTGAAAGGTTGTATGGAGTTATTTTCAGTTtggaaatgaaaatgttatgagaaagaaaaatgacacATTTAATATCACAATCCATTATCTCTATGTATGGTATGAGGACAAAGTCATTGCAAAAGTTATCCGGCAAGACGAACTGACAAAGTTTTTAGCTTTTCTCAACTACTCGACTAAACAATTCAGCTCCTATACGTTAGGACCGACATAATCTTAATCAGCACCAGCCATTGAAGAGTCGTCGCTCAATATAATTGCCACCATTATAGTTCTTTGACCGTTTCATACGAGACATTTTTATCTTCGTTAttagttattttgttttccGACTGTGTTCATAGCCGACTTTGTttcattcttgtttaatttccatttttagcttcttttttttcttcttcttcagcTTAGACAAGACGACTCGCCGCGTGATCGCTGGCAAAACTAACTACAACTGTTGATCTTAAAGGGcaacaaaaaaaacttttattgGCTTACATAacgtctttttttctttcatgccTCGCCACCGCCACTTATAAAAATTATGTTTCAGTGAAATTCGTCGCTGCTCTAATTTTTCCTCTACGCTTACGATCGTACTATTTCGCCCAAGTAACCTTGAATAGAATAAGGGGCGAGTTAAAACATTTGAGGCAGATGTCGCCTAAGTGTTTGCCAAGTGAAATTTGCTGCATTTCAAGTAAGGGGGGAACAAGAGAATTTTCCAGGTCTTTTTATGATCGCCAGCTGCCTGCTGTTTGCCCTTGGTCGTGTCTCCCAATTATCATTACTGAATAAATTTTCAATAGCGCGTTAAAACTGAAAGATGATTATTCTACGGTGTCTATGTACGTGTAAGGAAAGAAACCTTTTTATTAAGCTCAATTTTTCCCAAAAATCTTAATCAAATACCCCAAGCCCTTGATTTCACTTATCAACACTTCATCTCCCTTTCCTATGAATTTATTCGGTAACTGAACGTTATGTCCGTCATATTCACCTtctgtaataaaaactaatgggatgagaaagcgacgtttcgaccgttcaacggtcattatcaagcaaagtgaagataaaaatttccataagtactaattatatagtaaaacaaagaagtgaagtgacaaatgtaaaagcacgaaaatgtaaaaaacggggtattaaaaacaataagagcatacaagaataagataaaaagaaaactatttaaaaactttcgcacgaattgaatcacgttgtacgttgagacttggtctcagttcgttaataaaaaacatctcatagatgagacagtcaaacttgctgttgcattttttgagtatggtaaaatttgtAGTGAGATCTTTCAGTGTCGAAGAATGTTTGTCACgaaaatgcttgccaatagaAGAAGAGGTGTGTCTATGTTCGTCCACGCGTTGATGTAAGTGCCGTCGTGTAAagccaacataacctgcatcgcacaggtcacatttaaatttgtaaacaagggATTGTTGGTTTACAAGCGGCGGTTTGGCTTCGCGTAATTTCAGGTGTTGATTGATCTTCTGGCTAACAAACACAGGCTGGATGGTTTTGTTAATTTTCTGGCTCAGATCATTGAGTTGTGTTCGTACAATATCAGCAGAGGCCTGGTCTTTAAACGGCTGCTACCAACATGCAAGATCCTGTCCGCCTTGTCCTGCATTTCCGTGACAAACATTCTTCGACACCGAAAGATCTCACTacaaattttaccatactcaaaaaatgcaacagcaagtttgactgtctcatctatgagatgttttttattaacgaactgagaccaagtctcaacgtacaacgtgattcaattcgtgcgaaagtttttaaatagttttctttttatcttattcttgtatgctcttattgtttttaataccccgttttttacattttcgtgcttttacatttgtcacttcacttctttgttttactatatagttagtacttatggaaatttttatcttcactttgcttgataatgaccgttgaacggtcgaaacgtcgctttctcatcccattagtttttattacaaaatgttttaaaaaacctctACTTTTAAGGATATGCACCTTCATTGTACTTAAAATTATAATTCATATTCTAACCTAAGCatgattttgaatttaaaatgaCTGTACATTAACGTCAAAAATGGCATCAGGGAAGTTACCGCGACGTTTTTAAATTTTGCGATTGCAAACCAACTTTCAGTAAACTCGCTTACTTACTCTAAGGACAGCGCCAAAACACCAGGAAAGAAATACAAGTGAGCTGAGAACAATGACAAGCATTTACACGCTACATTTACATgtccaaattttttttctcccgCAAAAAAACAGCTTTATTATGAAAAGTTGTATGGAGACGTCCTAAATGTGATACGTTTCTAGCCCTTCTTCGGGCAAAAGTGTTTGAAAAAAGAGAGAATGACTATGAACGCTAAGATAAGAGATCCTTTCCGGTCTAAACTCCGACTTACAGGATTCATCTTCCGATGACAGCGTCGAAAGCCTTCATGCAGATAGCCGCAGCTGCCATGTGGTAGTTAAGGGCCTCCACAGACTAGGgatttagttgtcgacaactatttGTGATCGACAACTACAAGTTATCGACAGCTAAATAAGTCCGGTAAAGGGATTCCACACACAGGCGCTCAAATAGTGATTTAACAACCGATACGCAGGgagatagtctccttcgcagccgtctttaggctcgtcacgcaacgctcgaGCACGTGTTTGTGCATTTGAAAATGAGGCAAGAAAAGAGAGAACGCAGAAAAACTGATTTGGTTGATATAACATGCAACGAAGAAACTATTAATGCAGATGGGGATCAAGATGAGCCTGATTTGGTAAAACTTAGGTCAAAAACCATATCTAACAAGGAGAAAACATCCCTTTAGCGATCAGTTGCCGAACGACTTGCAGGGAGAGGATATGAAAACAGGAATCCCAAAGGGATTAAACGCATGTGGAACTTATTATTCAGTGACTATATGCGGTCTAAAGACGTGCTAACGGAGTGAAAACTCTCAAGACGCCTCCTTGGGTCAATATCATAGCGCGCAGATCTAAAGTAGTCGACAActgaaacaaaagttttcacacACTAGAAAAACGCCAAAAAATGAGGCCGTCGACAACTATTAGCTGTCGACAACTAAGCAGTTTTCCTTTTCGAAAAGGGAAACTgcttagttgtcgacaactaataATTTGGGgtttagttgtcgacaacttgCGCCACAGACCACGTTTCTTCGTTGTCGATAACTTTTAGTTGACGATCACAAATAGTTGTCGACAACATCCCTAGTCTGTAGAAGCCCTAAGGCCCCAAGGTGTTTTATGTCCGACGGAAAAAACAGCATCTTTTTTTATGAAAGATTGTATAGAGACGTCGTAAGAGTAATACCTTTCCAGCACTTCTTCGGGCAAAATTtgttgcgaaaaaaaaaaagaattaccGTGAACGCTATGATAAAGGAATCTTTTCCGATGTAAACTCCAATTTACAGGTTTCATATTGCTAAAACAGCATCAAAAGCCTCCATGCATATAGCCGCTGCCATGTGGTCATTATGGCCTCAAGTTATTTGGCAGACATTGCGATTCACAAATCTGTTATGAAACTagcataactttgaatacgTTTCCAGCGAAAAATTCTTCCTaatttgcatgaaggtcaacagatcaatacgcacttccggTTTATGCGTAACGGAAAATGTTACATACATACacactacgccattgcttttattgttaattccatacacaataatcaatgatgacattaaaagaaagaacgcaacatatctgccagtcacctgcgcacaagatcaatgacaaaaacacttcactaacctaaaacatctgctccagcagtcaattgctcataaaatcaatgttgaaataatttttaaaaactataaaaaaaaaatctcagtgcttctccacCAAGTTACGTACGAAATcaattataaaatatatttcCTAAAACAACCTTAcaaatctgcttcggcagttgctctcttgcaaaatcagttataaaatacaattaaataGCCTAAAATacctgcctccacagtcactggcgtgcgtaGTCtatcaaaaacaagaaaattaagtaaaagatttgctcccacagtcacgccgcacgcgcaaaatcaacgataaaaaatgcattaaaaccaagtataacatcttctcctgcagtcagtcacgtgcgaagtctcagatcaaacgtaagaaaagcaagtaaaatctcctattttCTATATCTATTacacagctatctttgattttaacagtgcaaaaaaatcattcttaaataaatccaaatatttaaaagaaaaaaaaatttgcaaaggctatagtaaggcaagctggtcgattttgggaacgaagttgtgATCAactaactagatgactgatccagCCGCATGTTAacgaaactggcacgagtaaatgacgtgaacactatCATTTATTCACTTGAACGTacccaattcatttcattcccacgaatatggtaagaactagagttagaaggaacctgcgcatgcgcaaacaaaacaccaaggtATCAGTACTTCtagacgtggtgccagagcgtcgtaccgaacgatttccccccgtgggtcgcttttgtgagctaaggttcagatacctatcgtcaccgacaggaagggagggagagataagtcggccactagaccatatgagacagatcccattcatccactcaactcgactcatagatagtaccaatttctacatatatagaacagtcttctagatctTTTCTCCATGCGGTACGCTCAGGTGCGTCCCAATGCGTAGCATATATTGCGCACGCG belongs to Acropora muricata isolate sample 2 chromosome 9, ASM3666990v1, whole genome shotgun sequence and includes:
- the LOC136927941 gene encoding histamine H2 receptor-like gives rise to the protein MPTETETGSPSPMLRSTWLTVFVVELALISIINGFTFLTFARNRHLRKRTTYLIINLTIADFFVGTVSVPMHIYHNMTFEPGSGFGWGKFIVKVLEYVFTDCSLLHLALLSLERLHATLFPFRHCLMSDWVYFKAVVFIWFSAVIPASARAAFFLTATQGIKYVWASLIIPVLFTVIVSYAVIILNARRKVPPYSSGAVSSDRKLTVTLLIVIVLSTVTFFPFFFHTFLEISTGSRRFSAEAKFDIIQSMLFFFYANSFVNPLVYTLRMKEFRKGARVWCGSANINRASRSQIIEMNNLTG